From Streptomyces sp. NBC_00683, one genomic window encodes:
- a CDS encoding glycosyltransferase family 4 protein: MDKTLIVTNDFPPRPGGIQAFLHNMALRVDPGRLVVYASTWKRGAEGQEATAAFDAEQPFTVVRDRTTMLLPTPRVTRQAVRLLREHDCSSVWFGAAAPLGLMAPALRRAGARRIVATTHGHEAGWAQLPGSRQLLRRIGEGTDTITYLGEYTRSRIAEALTPEAAGRMVQLPPGVDESTFHPSSGGDRVRARLGLADRPVVVCVSRLVPRKGQDTLILAMPAILARVPDAVLLIVGGGPYAGQLKKLAAETGVQDSVRFTGPVPWEELPAHYGAGDVFAMPCRTRRGGLDVEGLGIVYLEASATGLPVVAGDSGGAPDAVLDGETGWVVRGGSAEESADRIVTLLGDPELRRRMGERGRAWVEEKWRWDLLAEKLKTLL, translated from the coding sequence ATGGACAAGACCTTGATCGTGACCAACGACTTCCCGCCCCGCCCCGGCGGCATCCAGGCCTTCCTGCACAACATGGCACTGCGCGTGGACCCCGGCCGGCTCGTCGTCTACGCCTCCACCTGGAAGCGCGGCGCGGAGGGCCAGGAGGCCACCGCCGCCTTCGACGCGGAGCAGCCCTTCACCGTCGTACGCGACCGTACGACGATGCTGCTGCCCACCCCGAGGGTCACCCGGCAGGCGGTCCGCCTCCTGCGCGAACACGACTGCTCCTCCGTCTGGTTCGGCGCGGCGGCACCCCTCGGCCTGATGGCACCCGCGCTCCGCAGGGCCGGAGCGCGCCGCATCGTGGCGACCACCCACGGGCACGAGGCGGGCTGGGCCCAGCTGCCCGGGTCCCGGCAACTGCTGCGCCGCATCGGCGAGGGCACGGACACGATCACGTACCTCGGCGAGTACACCCGCTCCAGGATCGCCGAGGCCCTCACCCCCGAGGCCGCGGGCCGCATGGTCCAGCTGCCGCCCGGTGTCGACGAGTCGACCTTCCACCCGTCCTCGGGCGGGGACCGCGTCAGGGCCCGGCTGGGGCTCGCGGACCGGCCCGTCGTCGTCTGCGTGTCGCGGCTCGTCCCGCGCAAGGGCCAGGACACCCTCATCCTCGCCATGCCCGCGATCCTGGCTCGGGTGCCGGACGCCGTCCTGCTGATCGTCGGCGGCGGTCCGTACGCGGGGCAGCTGAAGAAGCTGGCGGCCGAGACGGGCGTCCAGGACTCCGTGCGCTTCACCGGACCGGTGCCGTGGGAGGAACTGCCCGCCCACTACGGCGCGGGGGACGTCTTCGCCATGCCCTGCCGCACCCGGCGCGGCGGGCTCGACGTCGAAGGCCTCGGCATCGTGTACCTGGAGGCGTCCGCGACCGGACTGCCGGTGGTGGCGGGCGACTCGGGCGGCGCTCCCGACGCGGTGCTCGACGGCGAGACCGGGTGGGTCGTGCGGGGCGGCTCGGCCGAGGAGTCCGCCGACCGGATCGTCACCCTGCTCGGTGATCCCGAGCTGCGCCGGCGGATGGGGGAGCGGGGCAGGGCCTGGGTCGAGGAGAAGTGGCGCTGGGACCTGCTCGCGGAGAAGCTGAAGACGCTGCTCTGA
- a CDS encoding AMP-dependent synthetase/ligase, giving the protein MREFSLPALYEVPTDGNLTDLIRRNAAQHPDVAVMSRKVAGVWTDVTATQFLAEVRDTAKGLIAAGIQPGDRVALMSRTRFEWVLLDFAIWSAGAVTVPVYETSSAEQVQWILGDSGAVAVVVESDAHAESVASVRDALPGLRHVWQIDRGAVGELTASGSGVSDETLDLRMVSAKADDPATIVYTSGTTGRPKGCVLTHRSFFAECGNVVERLKPLFRTGECSVLLFLPAAHVFGRLVEVASVMAPIKLGCVPDIKNLTDELASFRPTLILGVPRVFEKVYNSARAKAQADGKGKIFDRAADTAIAYSRALGTPQGPSVGLKVKHKVFDKLVFSKLRAVLGGRGEYAISGGAPLGERLGHFFRGIGFTVLEGYGLTETCAATAFNPWDRQKIGTVGQPLPGSVVRIADDGEVLLHGEHLFTGYWKNDAATAEALADGWFHTGDIGTLDEDGYLAITGRKKEIIVTAGGKNVAPAVIEDRIRAHALVAECMVVGDGRPFIGALVTLDEEFLSRWAEENGKPAGSTAVSLREDADLLAEVQRAIDDGNAAVSKAESVRKFRILAQQFTEEAGHITPSLKLKRNVVAKDFADEVESIYRA; this is encoded by the coding sequence TTGCGCGAGTTCAGCCTTCCGGCCCTGTACGAGGTCCCGACGGACGGCAACCTGACGGATCTCATCCGCCGCAATGCCGCTCAGCATCCAGATGTCGCGGTGATGAGCCGCAAGGTGGCCGGCGTCTGGACGGACGTCACGGCCACCCAGTTCCTGGCTGAGGTCAGGGACACCGCCAAGGGCCTGATCGCGGCGGGCATCCAGCCCGGCGACCGCGTCGCCCTCATGTCCCGCACCCGCTTCGAGTGGGTCCTGCTGGACTTCGCCATCTGGAGCGCGGGCGCGGTCACCGTGCCGGTCTACGAGACCAGCTCCGCGGAGCAGGTCCAGTGGATACTCGGCGACTCCGGTGCGGTCGCGGTCGTCGTGGAGAGCGACGCCCATGCCGAGTCCGTCGCCTCGGTGCGCGACGCGCTCCCCGGGCTGCGGCACGTGTGGCAGATCGACCGGGGCGCGGTCGGCGAGCTGACCGCCTCGGGCTCCGGCGTCTCCGACGAGACCCTCGATCTGCGCATGGTGAGCGCCAAGGCCGACGACCCGGCCACCATCGTCTACACCTCGGGCACCACCGGCCGCCCCAAGGGCTGTGTGCTGACCCACCGCAGCTTCTTCGCGGAGTGCGGCAACGTGGTGGAGCGGCTGAAGCCCCTCTTCCGTACGGGCGAGTGCTCCGTCCTCCTCTTCCTGCCCGCCGCGCACGTCTTCGGCCGGCTCGTCGAGGTCGCCTCGGTGATGGCACCGATCAAGCTCGGCTGTGTGCCGGACATCAAGAACCTCACCGACGAACTGGCCTCGTTCCGCCCGACACTGATCCTCGGTGTGCCGCGGGTCTTCGAGAAGGTCTACAACTCGGCGCGCGCCAAGGCGCAGGCCGACGGCAAGGGCAAGATCTTCGACCGGGCGGCCGACACGGCGATCGCGTACAGCCGCGCGCTGGGCACGCCGCAGGGCCCGTCGGTGGGCCTGAAGGTCAAGCACAAGGTCTTCGACAAGCTGGTGTTCAGCAAGCTGCGGGCCGTGCTCGGCGGTCGCGGTGAGTACGCGATCTCGGGCGGCGCGCCGCTCGGGGAGCGGCTCGGCCACTTCTTCCGCGGCATCGGCTTCACGGTGCTGGAGGGCTACGGCCTCACCGAGACCTGCGCCGCCACGGCGTTCAACCCGTGGGACCGGCAGAAGATCGGTACGGTCGGCCAGCCGCTGCCGGGCTCGGTCGTGCGCATCGCCGACGACGGCGAGGTGCTCCTGCACGGCGAACACCTGTTCACGGGGTACTGGAAGAACGACGCGGCGACGGCCGAGGCGCTGGCCGACGGCTGGTTCCACACGGGCGACATCGGCACGCTCGACGAGGACGGCTATCTCGCGATCACCGGCCGCAAGAAGGAGATCATCGTCACGGCGGGCGGCAAGAACGTCGCCCCGGCCGTGATCGAGGACCGGATCCGCGCACACGCCCTGGTGGCCGAGTGCATGGTGGTCGGCGACGGACGGCCGTTCATCGGCGCCCTGGTCACCCTCGACGAGGAGTTCCTCTCCCGTTGGGCCGAGGAGAACGGCAAGCCGGCCGGTTCGACGGCGGTGTCGCTGCGCGAGGACGCCGATCTCCTGGCCGAGGTGCAGCGAGCGATCGACGACGGCAACGCGGCGGTGTCCAAGGCGGAGTCGGTGCGCAAGTTCCGCATCCTGGCCCAGCAGTTCACGGAGGAGGCGGGCCACATCACGCCGTCGCTGAAGCTGAAGCGCAACGTCGTGGCGAAGGACTTCGCGGACGAGGTGGAGTCGATCTACCGCGCCTGA